In Salvelinus alpinus chromosome 20, SLU_Salpinus.1, whole genome shotgun sequence, a genomic segment contains:
- the LOC139546724 gene encoding gamma-crystallin M3-like: MMGMSDGIRSCRMIPMHRGNLRMRIYERENFGGQMHEMMEYCDSIQERYRMFDCQSCNVMDGHWLMYEQPHFRGRMMYMRPGECRGFREMGMSAMRFMSMRRIVDSCN, translated from the exons ATGATGGGAATGAGCGATGGTATCAGGTCCTGCCGCATGATCCCCATG CACAGAGGAAACCTCAGGATGAGGATCTATGAGAGGGAAAACTTCGGAGGTCAGATGCACGAGATGATGGAATACTGTGACTCCATCCAGGAGCGTTACCGCATGTTCGACTGCCAGTCCTGCAACGTGATGGACGGCCACTGGCTGATGTATGAGCAGCCCCACTTCAGAGGCAGGATGATGTACATGAGGCCGGGAGAGTGCAGGGGCTTCAGAGAGATGGGTATGAGTGCCATGAGGTTCATGAGCATGAGGCGTATCGTGGATTCTTGTAATTAA
- the LOC139546713 gene encoding gamma-crystallin M3-like, with translation MMGKIIFYEDKNFQGRSYETSQDCPDMSSHLSRCHSCRVESGCFMVYDRPNFMGNQYFMRRGEYSDYQRMMGMNDCIRSSRMIPMHRGNFRMRIYERENFGGQMHEMMDDCDSIQERYRMSDCQSCNVMDGHWLMYEQPHFRGRQMYMRPGEYRNLRDMGMGMGGMSGGMRFMSMRRIMDNMTM, from the exons ATGATGGGCAAG ATCATCTTCTATGAGGACAAGAACTTCCAGGGTCGTTCCTATGAGACCAGCCAGGACTGCCCTGACATGTCCTCCCACCTTAGCAGGTGCCACTCCTGCAGGGTTGAGAGTGGCTGCTTCATGGTGTACGATCGCCCCAACTTCATGGGAAACCAGTACTTCATGAGGAGGGGAGAGTACTCAGACTACCAGCGTATGATGGGAATGAACGACTGCATCAGGTCCAGCCGCATGATCCCCATG CACCGTGGAAACTTCAGGATGAGGATCTACGAGAGGGAGAACTTCGGAGGTCAGATGCACGAGATGATGGACGACTGTGACTCCATCCAGGAGCGTTACCGTATGTCTGACTGCCAGTCCTGCAACGTGATGGACGGCCACTGGCTGATGTATGAGCAGCCCCACTTCAGAGGCAGGCAGATGTACATGAGGCCTGGAGAGTACAGGAACTTAAGGGATATGGGCATGGGAATGGGAGGCATGAGCGGTGGCATGAGGTTCATGAGCATGAGGCGTATCATGGATAACATGACTATGTAA